The following are from one region of the Salvia splendens isolate huo1 chromosome 2, SspV2, whole genome shotgun sequence genome:
- the LOC121767515 gene encoding uncharacterized protein LOC121767515, with protein MAKFNVVQKKRRTFIANEKRRIHGDPASGKLHQRIQPKSISGKRQRKLLKKWRREQKEAVEKGLITMQDVEMAAADEPAEDAKKTPVKFPMKRAARLRLKKKGNNTKKSQKPVGEASNDSMVE; from the exons ATGGCGAAATTCAACGTTGTGCAGAAGAAGCGGCGGACGTTCATTGCCAATGAGAAGAGGAGGATTCACGGAGACCCGGCGTCGGGGAAGCTGCACCAGAGAATTCAGCCTAAATCCATCTCCGGCAAGCGCCAGCGCAAGCTGCTCAAGAAATGGCGCAGG GAGCAGAAGGAGGCCGTGGAAAAGGGGTTAATTACTATGCAAGATGTTGAGATGGCCGCTGCTGACG AGCCTGCGGAAGATGCTAAAAAGACTCCCGTTAAATTCCCTATGAAGAGGGCTGCCAGACTAAGATTGAAGAAGAAAG GGAACAACACGAAAAAATCTCAAAAACCTGTTGGAGAAGCATCAAATGACTCCATGGTGGAGTAA
- the LOC121793013 gene encoding pentatricopeptide repeat-containing protein At5g27270, translating to MEALKSPFLLPSPSIPPPRTSFGLRKQPIPPPRRVVRCCLHPDPWSLSSGNPKNIGKLKPRTRNPKNPLPDDNARRIIKAKARYLSVLRRNQGSRAQTPRWIKRSPEQMVKYMEDDRNGHLYGRHVVAAIKRVRSTAEMREGEYDMREEMCSFVAKLSFREMCVVLKEQRSWRQVRDFFGWMKLQLSYRPSVIVYTIVLRSYGQGGKINLAEETFLEMLEAGCEPDEVACGTMLCTYARWGRHKAMLSFYSAVEERGITPSVAVFNFMLSSLQKKSQHNDVIYVWRKMVDKRVTPNSFTYTVVISSLVKEGMAEEALKTFGRMKSTGFVPEESTYSLLISLRSKRGEKDEALHLYEDMRSRGIVPSSFTCASLLALYYRTADYSKACSLFTEMERLDVIADEVIFGLMIRIYGKLGLYDDAQKTFLEIRRSGKLSGEKTYMTMAQVHLSFGNVEKALEVMELMKSSNIPYSRFAYIVLLQCYVAKGDLSSAEVAYQDLSKTGLPDAMSCKDILNLYLRLGLSQKAKPFVSQIRKDKVEFDEGLLMTVMKVYCRNGMHKEVEQLIDELGESKTLDSPFLRTFSMALDGQYITATEFENWYATLDQSGSVAIELVLTLCLVTENEPKMKQKLEFLLKSKIGESVANKLIIQSVKDGDKTAESLYELMTKLGCQLEDTSLASLISMYGKQKKLDQVQKVFASMADSARDGKLISGLMIDAYIACGREEDAYLFCKEQAAREHNLGPVSISILVKSLTNCGKYHQAEEVIRHSFRENLQLDTVAYNTSIQAMLEAGRLHFAGSIYERMLSLDISPSIQTYNTMISVYGRSRNLDKALEMFNMAQGLGGALDEKICTNMICHYGKAGKVHEALALFRKMQEEGIKPGKVSYNVMINACAAAGLYQEAENLLLRMHNSSCSPDSLTYLAMIRAYAESKKYEEAEKTIMSMQQEGISPKCAHFNLVLSAYSRAGSMVEADRIYRKIVSSGLNPDLDSISSMLRGYLDFGLVEDGISFFKRECSSVGPDRFLLSAAIHLFRSAGNEPQADELLRTMKNSGVPFLNNLEVGSKTKKLA from the exons ATGGAGGCTCTCAAATCCCCGTTTCTTCTCCCATCTCCGTCAATCCCACCTCCGAGGACCAGTTTCGGTCTCCGCAAGCAACCGATTCCACCGCCGCGCAGGGTTGTTCGGTGCTGCCTGCATCCGGATCCATGGAGCCTGAGCTCCGGCAACCCTAAAAACATCGGCAAGCTCAAGCCGAGGACCAGAAACCCTAAGAATCCGCTCCCCGACGACAACGCGCGCCGCATCATCAAGGCGAAGGCTCGCTACCTGAGCGTGCTGAGGAGGAACCAGGGCTCGCGCGCGCAGACGCCGAGGTGGATCAAGCGCTCGCCGGAGCAGATGGTGAAGTACATGGAGGACGACAGGAACGGGCACCTCTACGGGAGACACGTGGTGGCGGCGATCAAGCGCGTGCGGAGCACCGCGGAGATGCGCGAGGGGGAGTACGATATGAGGGAGGAGATGTGCTCATTCGTGGCGAAGCTCAGTTTTAGAGAGATGTGTGTGGTGCTGAAGGAGCAGAGGAGCTGGCGCCAAGTTAGAGATTTCTTTGGTTGGATGAAATTGCAG TTGAGCTATCGGCCAAGCGTTATAGTCTACACAATTGTTCTGAGGTCGTACGGCCAAGGTGGAAAGATCAATCTTGCTGAGGAGACTTTCTTGGAGATGCTTGAAGCTGGGTGTGAACCAGATGAGGTAGCTTGTGGGACCATGTTATGCACATATGCCAGATGGGGCCGCCACAAGGCTATGCTGTCGTTCTATTCTGCTGTAGAGGAGAGAGGCATAACACCTTCAGTTGCAGTGTTCAATTTCATGCTATCTTCTTTACAAAAGAAATCACAGCATAATGATGTTATATATGTTTGGAGGAAGATGGTCGATAAAAGGGTAACTCCAAATAGTTTTACATATACAGTTGTGATTAGCTCACTTGTGAAAGAAGGCATGGCTGAAGAAGCTTTGAAGACATTCGGTAGGATGAAAAGTACGGGTTTTGTGCCTGAAGAGTCCACTTACAGCCTTCTTATTAGTTTGAGATCCAAACGTGGTGAGAAAGATGAAGCTCTTCATCTCTATGAAGATATGAGATCTCGTGGGATAGTACCTAGCAGTTTCACATGTGCTTCGCTCCTTGCATTGTACTATAGAACTGCTGACTACTCTAAAGCTTGTTCACTTTTCACTGAAATGGAGAGACTTGATGTTATTGCAGACGAGGTGATTTTTGGCTTAATGATTCGGATATATGGTAAATTGGGTCTTTATGATGATGCACAAAAGACCTTTCTAGAAATCAGGAGATCAGGCAAACTCAGTGGTGAGAAGACATATATGACTATGGCACAAGTTCATCtcagttttgggaatgttgaGAAAGCTTTAGAGGTGATGGAACTAATGAAAAGTAGTAATATCCCCTACTCTAGATTTGCATACATTGTCTTATTGCAATGCTATGTAGCAAAAGGGGATCTTTCATCTGCAGAAGTTGCCTATCAGGATCTTTCAAAGACCGGACTTCCTGATGCCATGTCTTGTAAAGATATACTCAATTTGTACCTGAGACTTGGTTTGTCTCAAAAGGCAAAACCATTTGTTTCCCAGATCAGAAAAGATAAAGTTGAGTTTGATGAGGGACTCTTGATGACAGTCATGAAGGTCTACTGCAGGAATGGAATGCATAAAGAAGTTGAACAACTGATTGACGAGTTGGGTGAAAGTAAAACATTGGATAGTCCCTTCCTCCGGACATTTTCTATGGCATTGGATGGACAATATATCACAGCAACAGAATTTGAAAATTGGTATGCGACCTTGGATCAATCTGGATCAGTGGCAATTGAGTTGGTGCTGACACTTTGTTTGGTAACAGAAAACGAACCGAAGATGAAACAAAAACTTGAGTTTCTACTGAAGTCTAAGATTGGTGAGTCGGTAGCCAACAAATTGATAATCCAGTCCGTCAAAGATG GTGACAAAACTGCGGAGTCTCTTTATGAGCTAATGACGAAACTTGGTTGCCAACTAGAGGATACTTCTTTGGCATCTTTAATTAGCATGTATGGGAAACAAAAGAAGCTTGACCAAGTGCAAAAAGTCTTTGCTTCAATGGCAGATTCTGCTAGAGATGGGAAGCTCATATCTGGTTTAATGATCGATGCCTATATTGCATGTGGCAGAGAAGAGGATGCATACTTATTTTGTAAAGAACAGGCTGCAAGAGAACACAATCTTGGTCCTGTATCTATAAGTATACTTGTGAAATCTTTGACAAATTGTG GTAAATACCACCAGGCAGAGGAAGTTATTCGTCATAGTTTCCGTGAGAATTTGCAGCTTGATACTGTAGCATACAACACTTCCATTCAAGCAATGCTGGAAGCTG GAAGACTTCATTTTGCTGGCAGCATATATGAACGCATGCTTTCTCTGGACATTTCACCATCTATTCAGACATATAATACCATGATCAG TGTGTATGGACGAAGCCGGAACCTGGATAAAGCATTGGAGATGTTCAACATGGCTCAGGGCTTGGGTGGGGCACTGGATGAGAAGATATGCACTAATATGATTTGCCACTATGGAAAAGCTG GCAAAGTTCACGAAGCATTAGCCTTATTCCGCAAAATGCAGGAGGAAGGAATAAAACCCGGGAAG GTGAGCTACAACGTCATGATTAACGCATGTGCTGCTGCGGGACTATACCAAGAAGCAGAAAACCTTTTGCTACGTATGCATAATTCCAGCTGTTCACCAGACTCCCTTACGTACCTCGCCATGATTCGAGCCTATGCTGAGAGTAAAAAATACGAAGAAGCAGAGAAAACTATCATGTCAATGCAGCAAGAAGGAATCTCACCTAAATGTGCCCATTTTAACCTTGTGCTTTCAGCTTATAGCAGAGCAGGATCAATGGTAGAAGCTGATAGGATATACAGGAAAATAGTATCAAGCGGATTAAATCCCGACCTCGACTCCATATCATCAATGCTTAGAGGATACCTCGATTTTGGGCTTGTTGAAGACGGAATCTCATTCTTCAAAAGAGAGTGCAGCTCTGTTGGTCCAGACAGATTTCTTCTGAGTGCAGCAATTCATCTTTTCAGATCAGCGGGCAACGAACCACAGGCTGACGAGCTTTTAAGGACCATGAAAAACTCAGGTGTTCCATTCCTGAACAATCTTGAAGTTGGATCAAAGACAAAAAAACTTGCATAA